One region of Campylobacter concisus genomic DNA includes:
- a CDS encoding TolC family protein: protein MKKFLFIFLPIFLLGSNLSVIANKATQNEISKIKELELKRANLNDEATLSSYMPSLSLEGSYGKNASTFPSVVAKESAGVLARIDFLLYDGGAREARLKMSQLLKNKAAIASDEAKNYLAFKAVNLYFNAAALENIIAAKQAQANFLKGVLDKLEKANIAGLAAKDELENVRAKYYLANSTQLEYKNKMEQILNEINLLTGEKILPVAGAKMADISSNLASKNAELDRLSQDIFLSEAKLSEAKAGFLPQIMLYDTYGFYKNNYDIDLGRLSSYRSYVDKYLKEDTHGNKFGVSFRWKIFDFFATSKMSQASKIALDEARLNLEYKRRENETKLKNLQNEIVVLISKIASLNEYVRVSDLALKASYEKYNSGLLGYSDLLEALSQKFDAISLFESAKDELEIKKAEFFFENGEPILERIRD, encoded by the coding sequence ATGAAAAAATTTTTATTCATTTTTTTGCCGATATTTTTGCTTGGGTCAAATTTAAGTGTGATCGCAAACAAGGCAACGCAAAATGAAATTTCAAAGATCAAAGAGCTTGAGTTAAAAAGAGCAAATTTAAACGATGAAGCTACATTAAGCTCATATATGCCAAGTCTTAGCCTAGAGGGTTCATATGGCAAAAATGCAAGCACTTTTCCAAGTGTAGTCGCTAAAGAGTCAGCTGGCGTGCTAGCTAGGATAGATTTTTTGCTTTATGACGGCGGAGCGAGAGAGGCTAGGCTAAAGATGAGCCAGCTTTTAAAAAACAAAGCCGCCATCGCTAGCGATGAAGCTAAAAATTATCTTGCTTTTAAGGCCGTAAATTTATACTTTAATGCAGCTGCACTTGAAAATATAATCGCAGCCAAGCAGGCTCAAGCAAATTTTTTAAAAGGTGTTTTAGATAAGCTTGAAAAGGCAAACATTGCAGGCCTTGCCGCAAAAGATGAGCTTGAGAATGTAAGGGCTAAATATTACTTAGCTAATAGCACACAGCTTGAATACAAAAACAAAATGGAGCAAATTTTAAATGAGATAAATTTGCTAACTGGTGAGAAAATTTTGCCAGTAGCTGGAGCAAAGATGGCTGATATTAGCTCAAATTTAGCTTCAAAGAATGCTGAGCTTGATAGACTAAGCCAAGATATATTTTTAAGTGAAGCTAAGCTTAGCGAGGCAAAGGCTGGTTTTTTGCCCCAAATAATGCTTTATGACACATATGGATTTTATAAAAATAATTACGATATCGATCTAGGCAGGCTTAGTTCTTACCGCTCATACGTGGATAAATACTTAAAAGAAGATACGCACGGCAATAAATTTGGCGTTAGCTTTAGATGGAAAATTTTTGACTTTTTTGCCACTAGTAAGATGAGTCAAGCTAGCAAGATCGCGCTTGATGAGGCAAGGCTAAATTTAGAGTATAAAAGGCGTGAAAACGAGACAAAGCTTAAAAATTTGCAAAATGAAATTGTGGTGCTTATTTCAAAAATCGCTTCACTAAACGAATATGTAAGAGTAAGCGATTTGGCATTAAAAGCTAGCTATGAAAAGTATAACTCTGGGCTTTTGGGATATAGCGACCTGCTTGAGGCACTCTCTCAAAAATTTGACGCCATTAGTCTTTTTGAGAGTGCAAAGGATGAGCTTGAGATCAAAAAAGCGGAGTTCTTTTTTGAAAATGGCGAGCCGATTTTAGAGAGGATTAGGGATTGA
- the fliP gene encoding flagellar type III secretion system pore protein FliP (The bacterial flagellar biogenesis protein FliP forms a type III secretion system (T3SS)-type pore required for flagellar assembly.), which produces MLALAVLLCTVFGADPALPTINLSLNSPTNAEQLVNSLNVLLILTALALAPSLIFMMTSFLRLVIVFSFLRQAMGTQQVPPSTVLISLAMVLTFFIMEPVGQKSYNDGIKPYIAEQIGYEEMLDKSLKPFKEFMVKNTREKDLALFFRIRNLQNPANIEEIPLSIAMSAFMISELKTSFEIAFLLYLPFLVIDMVVSSVLMAMGMMMLPPVMISLPFKLLIFVLVDGWNLLIGNLVKSFH; this is translated from the coding sequence CTGCTTGCTTTAGCGGTTTTACTTTGCACGGTTTTTGGGGCTGATCCTGCGCTACCAACTATAAATTTAAGTCTAAATTCTCCAACAAATGCCGAGCAGCTTGTAAATTCTTTAAATGTTTTACTAATCCTCACTGCACTTGCACTTGCTCCTTCGCTCATTTTTATGATGACAAGTTTTTTAAGGCTTGTTATCGTATTTTCATTTTTACGCCAAGCGATGGGCACACAGCAAGTACCTCCTTCAACAGTGCTTATCTCGCTTGCGATGGTTCTTACATTTTTTATCATGGAGCCAGTTGGGCAAAAGAGCTATAACGATGGCATAAAGCCTTATATAGCTGAGCAGATAGGCTATGAAGAGATGCTTGATAAAAGCTTAAAGCCATTTAAAGAATTTATGGTAAAAAACACAAGAGAAAAAGACCTTGCACTTTTTTTTAGGATTAGAAATTTACAAAATCCAGCAAATATCGAAGAGATACCGCTAAGTATCGCAATGTCAGCTTTTATGATAAGTGAGCTAAAGACATCTTTTGAGATAGCGTTTTTGCTCTATTTGCCATTTCTTGTCATCGACATGGTCGTAAGCTCAGTGCTAATGGCTATGGGTATGATGATGCTTCCTCCTGTAATGATCTCACTGCCATTTAAACTGCTCATATTTGTGCTTGTTGATGGCTGGAATTTACTAATAGGAAATCTTGTAAAAAGCTTTCACTAA
- a CDS encoding TolC family protein: protein MKKILAVLLFALPLWAGNLLEIIALAQSAKLESLKEFNKNEYINKNKSNKLNLSLDGRYTFVPDELKGGYMTKSGSITAKVEYLIFDGGASEAADKILDHKGVEKIYKNEELMNLTAFQVAKVYFNAIALNSLINLETKFVDSFAKAAAENEFWFEYGEINKAEFDAINFTLSKKRAELDELGLKLAELNSRINLLSNGEIGFNAGSKIMVPDFSKDDLSAKLGAMEQEKYIKEQENEKQKSKFAPRIYLKDTQSVNNNSFKKGERTTSQMIGAYADANRPRVEFEWKLPDSLSLSKQSQVKRIEEQKAALDLSDEENRIITRLKELESTIKGLNAKLNLQDLKQDKLDSDFIDLLNGYLNGEIKYEEFLFVSEKNFSDRANFILDGDLLELNKLEYFFECARKINEVIIE, encoded by the coding sequence TTGAAGAAGATTTTGGCAGTTTTGCTCTTTGCTTTGCCTCTTTGGGCTGGAAATTTACTAGAGATCATCGCTCTAGCGCAAAGTGCGAAGCTTGAGAGTTTGAAAGAATTTAATAAAAACGAATATATAAATAAAAACAAGAGTAACAAACTAAATTTATCCCTTGATGGCAGATATACCTTTGTGCCTGACGAGCTAAAGGGCGGGTATATGACAAAGTCTGGATCGATAACCGCAAAGGTCGAGTATCTCATCTTTGACGGCGGTGCGAGCGAGGCTGCTGATAAAATTTTAGACCACAAGGGCGTGGAGAAAATTTATAAAAATGAAGAGCTGATGAATCTCACTGCTTTTCAGGTCGCAAAGGTCTATTTCAACGCTATTGCACTAAATTCGCTTATAAATTTAGAGACAAAATTTGTCGATAGCTTTGCTAAGGCTGCGGCTGAAAATGAGTTTTGGTTTGAGTATGGCGAGATAAATAAAGCTGAGTTTGATGCAATAAATTTCACTCTTAGTAAAAAAAGAGCTGAGCTTGACGAGCTTGGGCTTAAGCTAGCCGAGCTAAACTCAAGGATAAATTTGCTCTCAAACGGCGAGATCGGCTTTAACGCTGGCTCAAAGATAATGGTGCCTGATTTTAGCAAAGATGATCTAAGTGCAAAACTTGGAGCAATGGAGCAGGAAAAATATATAAAAGAGCAAGAAAATGAGAAACAAAAGAGTAAATTTGCTCCAAGAATTTACTTAAAAGATACGCAAAGTGTGAATAATAACAGCTTTAAAAAAGGTGAGAGAACGACTTCGCAGATGATAGGCGCTTACGCTGATGCGAACAGGCCTAGAGTGGAGTTTGAGTGGAAGCTGCCTGATAGCTTAAGTCTTAGTAAGCAAAGTCAAGTTAAACGCATTGAAGAGCAAAAGGCGGCACTTGATTTAAGCGATGAAGAAAATAGGATAATCACTCGCCTAAAAGAGCTAGAAAGCACAATCAAAGGCTTAAATGCAAAGTTAAATTTGCAAGATTTGAAGCAAGATAAGCTTGATAGTGATTTTATTGATCTGCTAAATGGCTATCTTAATGGCGAGATAAAATATGAAGAATTTTTGTTTGTGAGTGAGAAAAATTTTAGCGATAGGGCAAATTTTATCCTTGATGGCGATTTACTTGAGCTAAACAAGCTTGAGTATTTTTTTGAATGTGCAAGAAAAATAAATGAGGTGATAATTGAATAA
- a CDS encoding efflux RND transporter permease subunit — MIKTAINRPITTLMIFLSLVVFGIYSLKTMNVNLYPQVNIPIVKITTYANGDMNYIKTKITQKIEDEISSIEGIKKIYSTSFDNLSVVSIEFELNKDLESATNDVRDKMQKARLNANYEIEKLNGLSSSVFSLFVTRLDNNQTKLMQEIDDVAKPFLERISGVSKVKTNGFLEPAVKILLDRFKLDKNALSANEVANLIKVENLKAPLGKIENEKIQMAIKSNFSAKSIDEIRNLTIKQGVFLKDIASVDLSYKDANEAAIMDKKSGVLLGLELAPDANALTVIALAKAKLDQFKSLLGSEYDVKIAYDKSEVIQKHIDQTAFDMILGVLLTIVIVYLFLRNFSITIISVVAIPTSIVATFFIINALGYDINRLSLIALTLGIGIFIDDAIVVTENIASRLKDEPNALKASFAGIKEIAFSVFAISLVLLCVFVPIAFMSGIVGKYFNSFAMSVAAGIVISFFVSIFLVPTLSARFVDAKESKFYIKSEPFFEALENFYEKLLTLALKFKLIFLAITLVVVVCSFGLAKFVGGDFMPSEDNSEFNIYFKLDPSLSLQASKERLKDKISLINADPQVAYAYFILGYTDAKQPYLVKAYVRLKELKDRANHERQNAIMQSFRDKLKSDDMSVIVADLPVVEGGDVQPVKLTITSENGKELEKFVPKISKMLKEINDATDVNSPEEDLLKRVQISIDEDKAKRLNLDKANIASAVYSAFSENEVSVFENENGKEYELYMRLDDKFRSSESDILRTKIRNKEGFFITLGDVAILSFEQKPASISRFNRADEIKFLANTKNNAPLNSVANEISKKLDEILPANFKYKFLGFVELMDDTNASFIFTVSASAVLIYMVLAALYESFLLPFLIMLAMPLAFCGVVIGLFISGNPFSLFVMVGVILLFGMVGKNAILVVDFANHFANSGIEANEAVKMAAKKRLRAVLMTTFAMIFAMLPLALSRGAGYEANSPMAISIIFGLISSTLLSLLVVPVLFAWVYNLDKFIRKFYERERI; from the coding sequence ATGATAAAAACAGCCATCAACCGCCCCATAACTACGCTTATGATATTTTTAAGCCTTGTTGTCTTTGGTATCTACTCACTAAAGACGATGAATGTAAATTTATACCCACAAGTAAATATCCCAATAGTAAAGATCACGACCTACGCAAACGGCGATATGAACTATATAAAAACTAAGATCACACAAAAGATCGAAGATGAAATTTCAAGCATTGAAGGTATCAAGAAAATTTACTCAACAAGCTTTGATAACCTAAGTGTAGTTAGCATCGAATTTGAGCTAAACAAAGACCTAGAGAGCGCTACAAACGACGTCCGCGACAAGATGCAAAAAGCACGCCTAAACGCAAACTACGAGATAGAAAAGCTAAATGGGCTCTCGTCATCTGTCTTTAGCCTCTTTGTCACAAGGCTTGATAATAATCAAACTAAACTCATGCAAGAAATCGATGACGTTGCAAAGCCATTTTTGGAGCGAATTAGCGGTGTTTCAAAGGTCAAGACAAATGGTTTTTTAGAGCCAGCGGTGAAAATTTTACTAGATAGATTTAAGCTTGATAAAAACGCTCTTAGCGCAAACGAAGTGGCAAATTTAATAAAGGTTGAAAATTTAAAAGCGCCGCTTGGCAAGATAGAAAATGAAAAAATCCAAATGGCTATCAAGTCAAATTTCAGCGCCAAAAGCATAGATGAGATAAGAAATTTAACGATCAAACAAGGGGTCTTTTTAAAAGATATCGCAAGCGTTGATCTCTCTTACAAAGACGCAAACGAAGCAGCGATAATGGATAAAAAAAGTGGCGTCTTGCTTGGTCTTGAGCTAGCTCCAGACGCAAACGCTCTAACCGTGATCGCTCTAGCTAAAGCAAAACTAGATCAGTTTAAAAGCCTGCTTGGCAGCGAATACGACGTAAAAATAGCTTATGATAAGAGCGAAGTGATACAAAAGCACATCGATCAAACCGCCTTTGATATGATCCTTGGCGTCTTGCTAACCATCGTAATCGTCTATCTATTTTTAAGAAATTTCTCTATCACCATCATCTCAGTCGTAGCGATACCAACTAGCATCGTGGCGACATTTTTCATCATAAATGCCCTAGGCTACGACATCAACCGCTTAAGCCTCATAGCGCTCACACTTGGCATCGGAATTTTTATCGATGATGCGATAGTCGTCACTGAAAACATCGCAAGCCGGCTAAAAGATGAGCCAAATGCCCTAAAGGCAAGCTTTGCAGGTATAAAAGAGATAGCGTTTAGCGTCTTTGCGATCTCGCTCGTGCTGCTTTGCGTCTTTGTGCCAATAGCCTTTATGAGCGGCATCGTTGGCAAGTACTTTAACTCATTTGCGATGAGCGTAGCAGCTGGCATCGTCATCTCGTTTTTTGTTAGTATATTTCTTGTGCCAACGCTTAGCGCTAGGTTTGTAGATGCTAAGGAGAGCAAATTTTATATAAAGAGCGAGCCATTTTTTGAAGCGCTTGAAAATTTCTATGAAAAGCTTTTAACTTTAGCGCTTAAATTTAAGCTCATATTTTTAGCCATAACGCTTGTGGTCGTTGTTTGCTCGTTTGGGCTGGCTAAATTTGTAGGCGGTGACTTCATGCCAAGCGAGGATAACTCGGAGTTTAACATCTACTTTAAGCTTGATCCCTCACTTAGCCTGCAAGCTAGCAAAGAGAGGCTAAAAGATAAAATTTCACTCATAAACGCCGATCCTCAGGTCGCTTACGCTTACTTCATCCTTGGCTACACAGACGCCAAGCAGCCCTATCTTGTAAAGGCTTACGTTAGGCTAAAGGAGCTAAAAGATAGAGCTAATCACGAGCGACAAAACGCTATCATGCAAAGTTTTCGTGACAAGCTAAAAAGTGATGATATGAGCGTCATTGTAGCTGATCTTCCGGTGGTTGAAGGTGGCGATGTGCAGCCAGTTAAGCTTACTATCACATCTGAAAATGGCAAAGAGCTAGAGAAATTTGTGCCAAAGATCAGCAAGATGCTAAAAGAGATAAATGACGCAACGGATGTAAATTCGCCAGAAGAAGATCTGCTAAAGCGTGTGCAAATTTCTATCGATGAAGATAAGGCAAAAAGGCTAAATTTAGATAAAGCTAACATTGCAAGCGCCGTTTATAGCGCATTTAGCGAGAACGAGGTCTCTGTTTTTGAAAACGAAAATGGCAAAGAATATGAGCTTTACATGCGTCTTGATGATAAATTTAGAAGCAGTGAAAGTGATATTTTAAGGACAAAGATCAGAAACAAAGAGGGCTTTTTTATCACACTCGGCGACGTAGCAATACTAAGTTTTGAGCAAAAGCCAGCTAGTATTTCGAGATTTAATAGGGCTGATGAGATCAAATTTCTAGCAAATACTAAAAATAACGCTCCGCTAAATAGCGTGGCAAATGAAATTTCAAAGAAGCTTGATGAAATTTTGCCAGCAAATTTCAAGTATAAATTTCTTGGATTTGTTGAGCTCATGGATGATACAAACGCTTCTTTTATCTTTACGGTAAGTGCGAGCGCGGTGCTTATTTACATGGTGCTAGCTGCTCTTTACGAGAGCTTTTTGCTGCCATTTCTCATCATGCTTGCCATGCCGCTTGCATTTTGTGGCGTTGTGATAGGACTTTTTATAAGCGGCAATCCATTTAGTCTTTTTGTCATGGTTGGCGTTATATTGCTCTTTGGCATGGTCGGTAAAAACGCCATTTTGGTAGTTGATTTTGCAAACCACTTTGCAAATAGCGGCATAGAGGCAAACGAAGCTGTAAAAATGGCTGCAAAAAAGCGCTTAAGGGCTGTTTTGATGACCACTTTTGCGATGATATTTGCCATGTTGCCACTTGCGCTTAGCAGGGGTGCTGGCTATGAAGCCAACTCGCCTATGGCTATAAGCATCATCTTTGGGCTCATTAGCTCGACCTTGCTAAGCCTACTTGTTGTGCCAGTGCTCTTTGCGTGGGTTTATAATCTTGATAAATTTATAAGAAAATTTTATGAAAGGGAGAGAATTTGA
- the glmU gene encoding bifunctional UDP-N-acetylglucosamine diphosphorylase/glucosamine-1-phosphate N-acetyltransferase GlmU codes for MNNTSIIILAAGLGTRMKSKRPKVLFELCGEPMIIHILKQAYAITNDVSVVLHYEKELISKKIKEIFPQTKIFEQDLANFPGTAGAIKSVNLSGEKVLVTCGDMPLVKSTDLMRLANAEADVVMSSFEAANPFGYGRVIIKNGKVEGIVEQKDASEAQLAIKSVNAGCYCFKREALEQILPLISNQNAQKEYYLTDAIKIANEKGLKCVAVNVNEQNFMGINDKFQLSIAEKIMQDEIKQNLMKAGVLMRMPESIFIDSRAKFEGECVLEENVSILGECVITESIIKSSSVIESSVIKNSDIGPLAHVRPNSEISDTHIGNFVEVKKGVLSGVKAGHLSYLGDCEIESGTNIGCGTITCNYDGKAKYKTKIGKNVFVGSDTQLVAPVNIADNVIIAAGSTITKDVESGALAISRARQENKSGFFEKFFGKDDVKK; via the coding sequence ATGAACAATACTTCAATCATAATTTTGGCGGCTGGTCTTGGCACCAGAATGAAATCAAAACGTCCAAAAGTCCTATTTGAACTTTGCGGTGAGCCAATGATCATTCACATCTTAAAGCAAGCTTATGCGATCACAAATGACGTTAGCGTCGTGCTTCACTACGAAAAAGAGTTAATTAGCAAAAAGATAAAAGAAATTTTCCCTCAAACTAAAATTTTTGAGCAAGATCTAGCAAATTTCCCAGGCACTGCTGGTGCGATAAAGAGCGTAAATTTAAGTGGCGAAAAGGTGCTTGTAACTTGTGGCGATATGCCTCTTGTAAAATCAACCGATCTAATGCGTCTAGCAAACGCTGAAGCGGACGTGGTTATGAGCTCATTTGAAGCGGCAAATCCTTTTGGCTACGGTAGAGTCATCATAAAAAACGGCAAAGTTGAAGGCATCGTCGAGCAAAAAGATGCTAGTGAAGCGCAGCTTGCCATAAAAAGCGTAAATGCTGGCTGCTACTGCTTTAAACGCGAGGCGCTAGAGCAAATTTTACCGCTCATAAGCAACCAAAACGCACAAAAAGAGTACTACTTAACTGATGCCATAAAAATAGCAAATGAAAAGGGCTTAAAGTGCGTTGCAGTAAATGTTAATGAGCAAAATTTCATGGGCATAAACGATAAATTTCAGCTTAGCATTGCAGAAAAGATCATGCAAGATGAGATCAAGCAAAATTTGATGAAAGCTGGCGTTTTGATGCGCATGCCAGAGAGCATTTTCATAGACAGCAGGGCCAAATTCGAAGGCGAGTGCGTGCTTGAAGAAAATGTAAGTATCCTTGGCGAGTGCGTCATCACTGAGAGCATCATCAAAAGCTCATCGGTGATAGAAAGTAGCGTCATCAAAAACTCAGACATCGGTCCGCTAGCTCATGTAAGGCCAAATTCTGAAATTTCTGACACACATATAGGAAATTTCGTCGAGGTTAAAAAAGGTGTTCTTAGCGGCGTAAAAGCTGGACACTTAAGCTATCTTGGTGACTGTGAGATAGAAAGTGGCACAAATATCGGTTGTGGCACGATCACATGCAACTACGACGGCAAGGCAAAATACAAAACCAAAATCGGCAAAAACGTCTTTGTTGGCTCAGATACGCAACTAGTAGCCCCTGTAAATATCGCTGATAATGTCATCATCGCAGCTGGCAGCACCATCACAAAAGATGTTGAGAGTGGAGCGCTAGCGATTAGCAGAGCTCGACAAGAGAACAAAAGCGGCTTTTTTGAGAAATTCTTTGGCAAAGACGATGTTAAAAAATAA
- a CDS encoding efflux RND transporter periplasmic adaptor subunit yields the protein MKKILFLMIFCVFSFASEEIFADFEVYAKQSSKLAFESSGKVDKIFVDVSSRVKKGDVLASLDQTSLEIALKKAKNDLALAKNAKEFAKNTFSKFSQVKEVTSKQEFDEVKYKFDEAALRVESAQIAILNADDHLKKALLKAPFDGVIASKNVELGESASPLQPAFVLNSEEVKILIAIDEKYANLVKVGDIFKFKLDATSDEKEVKIALIYPEIKRETRKFYAQAYDSGLKPGMFGQGRVLVSKRK from the coding sequence TTGAAAAAGATACTTTTTTTGATGATATTTTGCGTTTTTTCATTTGCGAGCGAGGAAATTTTTGCTGATTTTGAAGTCTATGCCAAGCAAAGTTCAAAGCTTGCATTTGAGAGCAGCGGCAAGGTAGATAAAATTTTTGTAGATGTTTCAAGCCGCGTTAAAAAAGGTGACGTTTTAGCTAGTCTTGATCAAACAAGCCTTGAGATCGCTCTAAAAAAAGCAAAAAACGACCTAGCGCTTGCCAAAAACGCCAAAGAATTTGCTAAAAATACTTTTAGTAAATTTAGCCAAGTAAAAGAGGTCACTTCAAAGCAGGAATTTGATGAGGTAAAGTATAAATTTGACGAGGCAGCTCTTAGGGTAGAGAGTGCCCAGATTGCCATTTTAAACGCAGATGATCATCTTAAAAAGGCTCTTTTAAAAGCTCCTTTTGATGGCGTCATAGCTAGTAAAAATGTCGAGCTTGGCGAGAGCGCTTCGCCACTTCAGCCAGCCTTTGTCTTAAACTCCGAAGAGGTTAAAATTTTAATAGCGATCGATGAAAAATATGCAAATTTAGTAAAAGTTGGCGACATATTTAAATTTAAACTTGACGCAACAAGCGATGAAAAAGAGGTAAAAATCGCACTCATCTATCCAGAGATTAAAAGAGAGACCAGGAAATTTTACGCCCAGGCTTATGACAGCGGACTAAAGCCAGGCATGTTTGGTCAAGGCAGAGTGCTAGTTAGTAAAAGAAAATGA
- a CDS encoding motility protein A, which produces MDLGTVVGWVLTLVLLFGSMAIGVGIGPYIDIPSVMIVFGGTIGVMMVGFKMETLKGIGKFYGIAVKPSVVVNLPETIKKIVDYSTKARRDGILSLESEVNNETNQFLKRGLSMAVDGNEPDAIRALLEIDIDQTSTRHSNNIKIFEQVGGFAGAMGMIGTLIGLVAMLLNMSDPSAIGPSMAVALLTTLYGAMIGNIIGAPVANILSIRDADEALEKQVVLEGIMSIQAGDNPRTLEAKLLAFLPPKDRKSQFE; this is translated from the coding sequence ATGGATTTAGGAACCGTCGTCGGCTGGGTTTTGACCCTGGTGCTTTTGTTTGGATCAATGGCGATAGGCGTTGGTATAGGACCATACATCGATATTCCTTCTGTGATGATCGTTTTTGGTGGTACTATCGGCGTTATGATGGTTGGCTTCAAGATGGAGACGCTTAAAGGAATTGGTAAATTTTATGGCATTGCTGTTAAGCCATCAGTCGTAGTAAATTTACCTGAGACTATAAAAAAAATAGTCGATTATTCAACTAAAGCTAGACGTGATGGTATCTTATCGCTCGAAAGCGAAGTAAATAATGAAACAAATCAGTTTTTAAAAAGAGGCCTTTCAATGGCAGTTGATGGCAATGAGCCAGATGCGATCAGAGCACTTTTGGAGATCGATATCGATCAAACTAGCACAAGACATTCAAATAACATTAAAATTTTTGAGCAAGTCGGCGGTTTTGCGGGTGCTATGGGTATGATAGGAACGCTCATTGGTCTTGTTGCGATGCTTCTTAACATGTCAGATCCTAGTGCAATCGGCCCATCAATGGCGGTTGCCTTGCTTACGACGCTTTATGGTGCGATGATAGGTAACATCATAGGTGCGCCTGTGGCAAACATCCTCTCTATTCGCGATGCTGATGAAGCGCTTGAAAAACAAGTCGTACTTGAGGGAATCATGTCGATACAAGCAGGCGATAATCCAAGAACGCTTGAAGCTAAACTCTTAGCATTTTTACCACCAAAAGATAGAAAAAGTCAGTTTGAATAA
- a CDS encoding flagellar motor protein MotB, producing the protein MGKLIKPEECPKCMPEWLAAFGDLMSLLLCFFVLLLSMATMDAKKMEAAVGSLAGALSVLEGGARPENQIEKETDPENTRAKKISKQKGSQSELNMNVKKINELLAASGAPEITMEESEDGFIVRLPAAMLFDKDSAEISGEDAKLFLKRIGMIVAKMPNDVKADIIGHTDNIEPSKDSAYKNNWQLSTARALSVVEELINDGVPQNRIIASGKASFDPIASNSTEDGRAKNNRVEIHFISLEPKNKEATKKSILDMRN; encoded by the coding sequence ATGGGTAAGTTAATAAAACCAGAAGAGTGTCCAAAATGTATGCCTGAGTGGCTAGCTGCTTTTGGCGACCTCATGTCACTTTTGCTTTGTTTTTTCGTTTTATTACTTTCTATGGCGACAATGGATGCTAAAAAGATGGAGGCTGCTGTTGGCTCACTAGCTGGTGCTTTGAGTGTGCTTGAAGGTGGTGCTAGACCTGAAAATCAGATAGAAAAAGAGACGGATCCAGAAAATACTCGTGCAAAAAAGATAAGCAAGCAAAAGGGCTCACAAAGTGAGCTAAATATGAATGTTAAAAAGATAAATGAATTACTAGCTGCTAGCGGGGCACCTGAGATCACTATGGAAGAGAGCGAAGATGGCTTTATCGTAAGGCTTCCAGCGGCTATGCTTTTTGATAAGGATAGTGCTGAAATTTCTGGTGAAGATGCGAAGCTATTTTTAAAACGAATAGGCATGATTGTGGCAAAAATGCCTAATGATGTAAAAGCCGATATTATCGGCCATACAGATAATATAGAACCAAGCAAAGACTCAGCCTATAAAAATAACTGGCAGCTCTCAACTGCAAGGGCTTTAAGCGTGGTTGAAGAGCTAATCAACGATGGCGTACCACAAAATAGAATAATAGCTTCTGGCAAAGCTTCGTTTGATCCGATCGCTAGTAACAGCACAGAAGATGGTAGAGCTAAGAATAATAGAGTAGAAATTCATTTCATATCGCTTGAGCCAAAAAATAAAGAGGCTACTAAGAAAAGTATCCTTGATATGAGGAATTAG